One region of Drosophila kikkawai strain 14028-0561.14 chromosome 2R, DkikHiC1v2, whole genome shotgun sequence genomic DNA includes:
- the MFS12 gene encoding putative inorganic phosphate cotransporter isoform X1: MVYYSNGERRPLLIRVVPDPLRKLATSGFGARHWQAILLFVGMMINYFQRVNISAAIVPMTQSTAGAPFYNWDTSDKSLILSSFFWGYVVSQVPAGLLAKRFGAKLVLGVATAIGGILCFFHPMAANSGWESVCVLRVFTGLVQGTVYPCVHTLLAKWVPRTERGFLTTGIYSGAQFGTAVILVTSGFIFESSMGWPGLFYLSGGLSLAWALLFFWQAANEPATASRISKSEQEYIESLTGSNSASQSMPVPWMSIFTSPAFYGLLAAHCGFTWGFYTLLTEMPTYMSSVLQLNVKSNAFLSSLPYFAMGLLCLVVSPISDLLINRGTISITTARKLFNSIGQWGPMACLIGLGYMTADEKTWAILLLTLAVGINAGCACGYLINHIDLSPNFAGPMMGVTNGIAGVTSIVAPLAVGAILNNEEDSSQWRLVFFITGGVYLVCNTLFVIFGKATVQPWNEAPSMSSTMTLRNNLETDSRTIAPTSDKDHRF; this comes from the exons ATGGTTTACTATTCCAATGGGGAGCGTAGGCCCCTGCTGATCCGCGTAGTTCCGGATCCGCTGAGGAAACTAGCCA CCTCGGGCTTCGGTGCCCGCCACTGGCAGGCCATCCTCCTGTTTGTGGGCATGATGATAAACTACTTCCAGCGGGTCAACATCTCGGCCGCTATTGTTCCCATGACCCAGTCCACGGCAGGAGCTCCTTTCTACAACTGGGATACGTCTGACAAGTCCTTGATCCTCAGCAGCTTCTTCTGGGGCTATGTGGTCTCCCAGGTGCCGGCAG GTCTTCTGGCCAAGCGGTTTGGTGCCAAGCTTGTCCTGGGCGTGGCCACAGCCATAGGCGGCATCTTGTGCTTTTTCCATCCCATGGCCGCCAACAGCGGCTGGGAGAGTGTCTGCGTGCTGCGCGTTTTTACTGGTCTGGTCCAGGGAACAGTCTATCCCTGTGTTCACACCCTGCTGGCCAAGTGGGTGCCACGCACGGAGCGGGGTTTCCTCACCACGGGCATCTACTCGGGTGCGCAGTTCGGAACAGCGGTTATCCTAGTCACCAGTGGCTTTATCTTCGAGTCCAGCATGGGCTGGCCGGGACTGTTTTACCTGTCCGGGGGCCTGAGCCTGGCCTGGGCTCTCCTGTTCTTTTGGCAGGCAGCCAACGAACCCGCCACCGCCAGCAGGATCAGCAAGAGCGAGCAGGAGTACATAGAGAGCCTGACGGGAAGCAATAGCGCGAGTCAG TCCATGCCGGTTCCCTGGATGTCGATCTTCACATCACCAGCTTTCTACGGACTGCTGGCCGCCCATTGCGGCTTCACCTGGGGCTTCTATACCCTGCTGACCGAGATGCCCACGTACATGAGCAGCGTGCTGCAGTTGAACGTCAAGTCGAATGCCTTCCTCTCCTCGCTTCCGTACTTCGCCATGGGTTTGCTCTGCCTGGTGGTCAGCCCCATTTCGGATCTTCTTATCAACCGGGGCACCATTTCCATCACCACTGCCCGGAAACTGTTCAACTCGATCGGCCAGTGGGGACCGATGGCCTGCCTCATTGGCTTGGGCTACATGACCGCCGACGAGAAGACGTGGGCCATTCTCCTGCTGACGCTGGCCGTGGGTATCAATGCGGGTTGCGCCTGCGGCTATCTGATCAACCACATTGATCTGTCACCCAACTTTGCGGGTCCCATGATGGGAGTGACCAATGGCATAGCCGGAGTGACGTCCATTGTGGCTCCCCTGGCGGTGGGGGCGATTCTCAACAACGAGGAGGATTCCAGCCAGTGGCGGTTGGTGTTCTTCATCACGGGCGGCGTCTATCTGGTGTGCAACACTCTGTTTGTGATCTTTGGCAAGGCCACAGTACAGCCTTGGAACGAGGCTCCCAGCATGTCCAGTACGATGACGTTGCGCAACAACCTGGAAACCGATTCGAGGACCATTGCACCCACGTCGGACAAAGACCATAGATTCTGA
- the MFS12 gene encoding putative inorganic phosphate cotransporter isoform X3: MMINYFQRVNISAAIVPMTQSTAGAPFYNWDTSDKSLILSSFFWGYVVSQVPAGLLAKRFGAKLVLGVATAIGGILCFFHPMAANSGWESVCVLRVFTGLVQGTVYPCVHTLLAKWVPRTERGFLTTGIYSGAQFGTAVILVTSGFIFESSMGWPGLFYLSGGLSLAWALLFFWQAANEPATASRISKSEQEYIESLTGSNSASQSMPVPWMSIFTSPAFYGLLAAHCGFTWGFYTLLTEMPTYMSSVLQLNVKSNAFLSSLPYFAMGLLCLVVSPISDLLINRGTISITTARKLFNSIGQWGPMACLIGLGYMTADEKTWAILLLTLAVGINAGCACGYLINHIDLSPNFAGPMMGVTNGIAGVTSIVAPLAVGAILNNEEDSSQWRLVFFITGGVYLVCNTLFVIFGKATVQPWNEAPSMSSTMTLRNNLETDSRTIAPTSDKDHRF, from the exons ATGATGATAAACTACTTCCAGCGGGTCAACATCTCGGCCGCTATTGTTCCCATGACCCAGTCCACGGCAGGAGCTCCTTTCTACAACTGGGATACGTCTGACAAGTCCTTGATCCTCAGCAGCTTCTTCTGGGGCTATGTGGTCTCCCAGGTGCCGGCAG GTCTTCTGGCCAAGCGGTTTGGTGCCAAGCTTGTCCTGGGCGTGGCCACAGCCATAGGCGGCATCTTGTGCTTTTTCCATCCCATGGCCGCCAACAGCGGCTGGGAGAGTGTCTGCGTGCTGCGCGTTTTTACTGGTCTGGTCCAGGGAACAGTCTATCCCTGTGTTCACACCCTGCTGGCCAAGTGGGTGCCACGCACGGAGCGGGGTTTCCTCACCACGGGCATCTACTCGGGTGCGCAGTTCGGAACAGCGGTTATCCTAGTCACCAGTGGCTTTATCTTCGAGTCCAGCATGGGCTGGCCGGGACTGTTTTACCTGTCCGGGGGCCTGAGCCTGGCCTGGGCTCTCCTGTTCTTTTGGCAGGCAGCCAACGAACCCGCCACCGCCAGCAGGATCAGCAAGAGCGAGCAGGAGTACATAGAGAGCCTGACGGGAAGCAATAGCGCGAGTCAG TCCATGCCGGTTCCCTGGATGTCGATCTTCACATCACCAGCTTTCTACGGACTGCTGGCCGCCCATTGCGGCTTCACCTGGGGCTTCTATACCCTGCTGACCGAGATGCCCACGTACATGAGCAGCGTGCTGCAGTTGAACGTCAAGTCGAATGCCTTCCTCTCCTCGCTTCCGTACTTCGCCATGGGTTTGCTCTGCCTGGTGGTCAGCCCCATTTCGGATCTTCTTATCAACCGGGGCACCATTTCCATCACCACTGCCCGGAAACTGTTCAACTCGATCGGCCAGTGGGGACCGATGGCCTGCCTCATTGGCTTGGGCTACATGACCGCCGACGAGAAGACGTGGGCCATTCTCCTGCTGACGCTGGCCGTGGGTATCAATGCGGGTTGCGCCTGCGGCTATCTGATCAACCACATTGATCTGTCACCCAACTTTGCGGGTCCCATGATGGGAGTGACCAATGGCATAGCCGGAGTGACGTCCATTGTGGCTCCCCTGGCGGTGGGGGCGATTCTCAACAACGAGGAGGATTCCAGCCAGTGGCGGTTGGTGTTCTTCATCACGGGCGGCGTCTATCTGGTGTGCAACACTCTGTTTGTGATCTTTGGCAAGGCCACAGTACAGCCTTGGAACGAGGCTCCCAGCATGTCCAGTACGATGACGTTGCGCAACAACCTGGAAACCGATTCGAGGACCATTGCACCCACGTCGGACAAAGACCATAGATTCTGA
- the MFS12 gene encoding putative inorganic phosphate cotransporter isoform X2, which translates to MGFDTSEDKARPSGFGARHWQAILLFVGMMINYFQRVNISAAIVPMTQSTAGAPFYNWDTSDKSLILSSFFWGYVVSQVPAGLLAKRFGAKLVLGVATAIGGILCFFHPMAANSGWESVCVLRVFTGLVQGTVYPCVHTLLAKWVPRTERGFLTTGIYSGAQFGTAVILVTSGFIFESSMGWPGLFYLSGGLSLAWALLFFWQAANEPATASRISKSEQEYIESLTGSNSASQSMPVPWMSIFTSPAFYGLLAAHCGFTWGFYTLLTEMPTYMSSVLQLNVKSNAFLSSLPYFAMGLLCLVVSPISDLLINRGTISITTARKLFNSIGQWGPMACLIGLGYMTADEKTWAILLLTLAVGINAGCACGYLINHIDLSPNFAGPMMGVTNGIAGVTSIVAPLAVGAILNNEEDSSQWRLVFFITGGVYLVCNTLFVIFGKATVQPWNEAPSMSSTMTLRNNLETDSRTIAPTSDKDHRF; encoded by the exons ATGGGTTTCGACACCTCCGAGGATAAGGCCAGGC CCTCGGGCTTCGGTGCCCGCCACTGGCAGGCCATCCTCCTGTTTGTGGGCATGATGATAAACTACTTCCAGCGGGTCAACATCTCGGCCGCTATTGTTCCCATGACCCAGTCCACGGCAGGAGCTCCTTTCTACAACTGGGATACGTCTGACAAGTCCTTGATCCTCAGCAGCTTCTTCTGGGGCTATGTGGTCTCCCAGGTGCCGGCAG GTCTTCTGGCCAAGCGGTTTGGTGCCAAGCTTGTCCTGGGCGTGGCCACAGCCATAGGCGGCATCTTGTGCTTTTTCCATCCCATGGCCGCCAACAGCGGCTGGGAGAGTGTCTGCGTGCTGCGCGTTTTTACTGGTCTGGTCCAGGGAACAGTCTATCCCTGTGTTCACACCCTGCTGGCCAAGTGGGTGCCACGCACGGAGCGGGGTTTCCTCACCACGGGCATCTACTCGGGTGCGCAGTTCGGAACAGCGGTTATCCTAGTCACCAGTGGCTTTATCTTCGAGTCCAGCATGGGCTGGCCGGGACTGTTTTACCTGTCCGGGGGCCTGAGCCTGGCCTGGGCTCTCCTGTTCTTTTGGCAGGCAGCCAACGAACCCGCCACCGCCAGCAGGATCAGCAAGAGCGAGCAGGAGTACATAGAGAGCCTGACGGGAAGCAATAGCGCGAGTCAG TCCATGCCGGTTCCCTGGATGTCGATCTTCACATCACCAGCTTTCTACGGACTGCTGGCCGCCCATTGCGGCTTCACCTGGGGCTTCTATACCCTGCTGACCGAGATGCCCACGTACATGAGCAGCGTGCTGCAGTTGAACGTCAAGTCGAATGCCTTCCTCTCCTCGCTTCCGTACTTCGCCATGGGTTTGCTCTGCCTGGTGGTCAGCCCCATTTCGGATCTTCTTATCAACCGGGGCACCATTTCCATCACCACTGCCCGGAAACTGTTCAACTCGATCGGCCAGTGGGGACCGATGGCCTGCCTCATTGGCTTGGGCTACATGACCGCCGACGAGAAGACGTGGGCCATTCTCCTGCTGACGCTGGCCGTGGGTATCAATGCGGGTTGCGCCTGCGGCTATCTGATCAACCACATTGATCTGTCACCCAACTTTGCGGGTCCCATGATGGGAGTGACCAATGGCATAGCCGGAGTGACGTCCATTGTGGCTCCCCTGGCGGTGGGGGCGATTCTCAACAACGAGGAGGATTCCAGCCAGTGGCGGTTGGTGTTCTTCATCACGGGCGGCGTCTATCTGGTGTGCAACACTCTGTTTGTGATCTTTGGCAAGGCCACAGTACAGCCTTGGAACGAGGCTCCCAGCATGTCCAGTACGATGACGTTGCGCAACAACCTGGAAACCGATTCGAGGACCATTGCACCCACGTCGGACAAAGACCATAGATTCTGA